In one window of Calypte anna isolate BGI_N300 chromosome 1, bCalAnn1_v1.p, whole genome shotgun sequence DNA:
- the LOC115599211 gene encoding granulocyte-macrophage colony-stimulating factor receptor subunit alpha-like: MNGTAIENFVCVIFNVSFMNCTWDVSETASGDTQYYLYWNTSEKEDFTECQNYIKDNCGRHTGCRFQNVTIEKNKATFLVNGSRSGQSIQLYKKKIVLYRIEKLTPPLNVTVNCTEASHRCEIRWQPPRTSHVKRHHCFKYEIVIENKADPEKNIKTTSKTERSIIGNSYVFESFSAEKRYSVKIRATDNGCLVSSHWGEWSTPVEFGKEQLGSTLSYKLFLLSMLVASLVLFLCTVSIYLKKTSATVPQPRYPFHELSPADFQAEYMNQLTNNETEEILIIEEVT; the protein is encoded by the exons ATGAACGGGACAGCCATTGAAAATTTTGTCTGTGTCATTTTCAATGTTTCATTCATGAACTGCACTTGGGATGTGAGTGAGACTGCTTCAGGAGATACACAGTATTACCTATACTGGAATACCTCAGA GAAAGAAGATTTCACAGAATGTCAAAATTACATCAAGGATAATTGTGGAAGGCACACAGGATGTAGATTCCAGAATGTGAcgatagaaaaaaataaagctacttTCCTGGTAAATGGGTCTAGAAGTGGACAAAGCATTCAGTTGTATAAAAAGAAGATTGTTCTGTATAGAATTg AAAAACTCACCCCTCCATTAAATGTCACTGTGAACTGCACAGAAGCTTCCCATCGTTGTGAAATTCGGTGGCAACCACCTCGCACGAGTCACGTGAAAAGACATCATTGCTTCAAGTACGAAATTGTCATAGAAAACAAG GCTGATCCTGagaaaaacatcaaaaccaCATCTAAAACA GAAAGAAGCATCATAGGAAACTCCTACGTATTTGAGAGCTTCAGTGCAGAGAAGAGGTACAGTGTCAAAATCAGAGCAACTGACAATGGCTGCTTAGTGAGCTCACACTGGGGAGAGTGGAGTACACCCGTAGAGTTTG GAAAGGAACAACTTGGATCTACTTTGTCATACAAGTTATTTCTGTTATCAATGCTGGTAGCAAGTCTGGTGCTTTTTCTCTGCACAGT aagcatttatttgaaaaaaacatctgctaCAGTACCACAGCCAAGGTACCCATTCCACGAGCTCTCCCCAGCAGATTTTCAG GCAGAATATATGAATCAATTGACAAACaatgaaactgaagaaatattgATTATTGAAGAAGTGACATAA